The Myxococcales bacterium genomic sequence GGCACTGCCGTCTCGATGTCCTCTTGACGTGACGCCTCAGAGGCGCCCCCAGGGCACGCCGCAGGATGGGGCCGCGCGTAGCTTCGAGTGTGCAGACACTGCAGGTCCCTCAACTTCCGCCGGAGGGCCAAGCAAGGATGGTTGCCGGAGTCATTCATTCGTTGAGACCGTTGCATGGCGAGACCCGCCGGGGTTTTCGAATTTCAACATCCTCAGTGGAGATGATCGTCTCCACGTACGAAATCTGTCTTGCGCAGTAGTTGTGCTTTGCTAATGGCACGTCCACCGTCAGAACCCGGCCATCCGAAATCGACACACTTATGCCAAGAGACTTGTCTGATGGACCCGTTGTCCATGAAGACGAGCAAACGAGCTCATTATTGGTGGGACAGCCAGGGCCGCTGTTGGGAAGGGCGCGCCCATCTTGGTCGACAGCGGACGCCGACACAACCTTGAGAGTAGAGCCAGGCTGAGCCACAACACCAAGTATTACGCGGGGCCAATCTCTGGTCTCGCAGGAGTTCACACACGCACCGCCCGTATTGTCCGCAGCCTCTTCCTGGGAGGAAGTGTGGTCGTCGCATCCGACGCTCATAGCATTCAATAGCATCGCGAAGATGAACCTCTGGCTGTAACCTATCCAACTGAATTTCATAGCGAGTCTGCCTCCCTCAGCATGACGCATTCATTGGCAAGCGTAGGGTCGTCGAAGATGCACATGTTGGCACAAAGGGAAGCGTCGAATGAAAAGGTTCGCGTGAGGGTAGGGGCCCTTTTGACTGAGCAACACGACGGAGAGGTCTGGTCCTCATCACAATAATGTGCTGAGCCGTCCGCCAGCAAACAACGACATCGAGTGGGGTTTTGTTGAGTGCGGGTGCCGGAAAGCTCGCAAGAGAATTCCATGATCGGGTTCTCAACGAATTCGATAGTTGCAGTACCCGACAAACCTGTGGGGACACCGTGATCTTCAGCCACTTTTGTGACAGTTACAAAGCCTCCAACTGCGCGGAAACTGGCGATTTTGACCCCCTCCTGGTTTTGCACGAGTCGAGCCGTCGCAGCTCCTTGGTCCGCTGCCGCAGCGACAGGGTACTCACCAATTGCGTCTCCTCCTAAGGAGAGAACCAAGGTCCATTCTGCTGACGTGGCTCCGGGCGCTCCAGCGTAAAGCTGACAGGCAGCTTGCTCACTGGTGTCGTGTAGCGACACTCTATAGAATCGTCGCGGCCCGTCTTCATTGATTGAAAAGCCGGGCGCGAAGATCGCCGTATTTCCCTGCATTGATTTCCACGCCGAGGACCACGAAGCTTCATCTGGAGTTCCTTGGTCGTCCCCGCCACACGACACTGCGGCCGTTGCCACGAGAACAAGCAGCCCAAGAGGCCGATAGCTCAGCGAGTAGGTTGGCTTAACGTGCCTTGAGGCATTTGCCACCCCTTTAGCGACCAAGGGATCGGCGCCTTGCCCTATCGTCAACGCCGGATTTCGTCCGGCGCTCCTCACAGAACCGTAAGTGCCCGATTTAGGCGTACCGCTCTTCGTTTGTGTTTCCTCGTAGCACCATGCACGGAGGAAAGTGATAACATTTCTACACCACGCGGGGGGCGTGGCAGAGGGTTGAAGTGAAGAGGGCGCAAGAATTGCTCCAAGGTAGAGGAGCGTTTCTGAGATCGCCGGTTGATCCAGAGAAACAGTGTGCCAATGCAGTGGTGATGGAAATGGTGAAGCTTTGCTTCGTTAATCGCAACACCATAGTAGGAGTGAAGGCCGCGAAGTTTGGCAGCTGTTCCCTCCCCCAGGGTTTTAAGCGTTTTGCGATTTCGCATGGCTTTAATCCAATTCGTGGCACTCTGCATACTTCTGGAAAGCCGTTTCGGAATGGTCTTCACTTTAAGCAGTTTACCTGCACCTCTCTTGCCCCAGCAAAGCTCGAAGCCAAGGAGCCGAGGTTCCCTTGGGTGATTTCGAGCGCCCGGCGCACATGTGGCCATACTACCTCTGCATCCCGGGAATCTCAGCGGCGGGACGTGCACTGCCAGCCAGTGTCGTTGATTCCACCCAACTGGGGTCGGCGACAAAGCGTTCGGCCGCTGGCACGTAGTCTTCGCGAGCCACCACGCTGCCATCTGAACCAACAAATTTTGTTTGAATAAGACACGCAGGTTGCAGAGCGTTGCCTTTGCTTTCCGTACTTGACCCGCCGTCGAGGTACCCGCATTCGAATCGCTCTACCGATCCTACGGGGTCCTTGCCACGTATCGTCGCAAGCCTGCTCAAGACATTCTCTGGCTTCACGGGCACATCCGTCGTCTCGATCAAGGTGACAGGCGCCCAGTCATAACGGAACGCTTTGACGGAGCCGTCAGAGCGAATTTCGACCGCGATCTTTGATCCTGGACCGATCACTTGAACACCATCGATTCGCCTTGCAAAAGTTACTTCGCTCGACACGTAGCTCACCTTAGTGCTGGTGCCGTCGCGACGCCCACTTATCGCCTTTTGATGCCGAACCTTTAGGGGGAATATCTCGTCGATACCAATTTCAAGAGTTGGAACCAGGCTTTTGTTTAGGAAGGCGGTTGCAAGGCTTGTCACTGTCTCATCGGAGGGCTTTTGGGAAGATGGCACAGGGGTAGAATCCTTGGCGCTGTAGTATTCGCCAGCACTACCATCGCCGAAGATCTGCATGTAGCTTCGTTCACCTTCTACACGAGTTGCCGATTTCTCCCGCTTCTGTTGAGACAAATCAAGACCTACTCGCAGAGCCAGCTGGGAGACAACTTGGCTGCGCCCCAAGGAGCGGACCTGCTTGCGCGCAACTCGCAGCGCGGGTTTAGAAATACCAGCCTTCTTAGACTCGGCGCCCATGAGGCGCCGCTCGACCGAATCGGCTGCGGAAGCATAACCGGCCGCTGCCAACGAGATTGAAACGAGCAAGCTGCACGCAAGGATAGTTCTCATAGCGAAACCTTTCTCAGAAGTTTGTTCGGTTGAAGAAGTCGATTCACTACTGGTTGTCCCATTGGAGCTGACACCAAGTCTGCCAATCCCAGTCACGTAACCTGGGTGTCGATAGAAGATTTGACCAGGTCATACTGTCCATACGGTTCCAGCAGTCACTGTCGTTGGCGCCGGTCGTCATGACGGCGGCGTCGTTGTCAGCTGAGTTACCCGCCAGACTGTTCTTCCAGGCGTCCTTCAAGAGCTGACCATTTCTCATGTTGTTCGCAAAGCGCTCGCCATCGGTGGTATACGAAGTATTGAACCAGATCTTGTCGTGGCTTCCCACAATCATCCTCAAGCCACCGTCGAAGGCCGACTGCCAACGTGTGCCCAGCTGGCCATCGTTCTTGAGTATGTCGCAAGAGTGTGATGCGTATAGGCTGAGGCCCCGGTCTTCGTCGCCAAGACGCATGTTTGTTGAGAAGGCCCTGGTGCTCCGATTCCACATGACCTGGGTGCCTCTCGCCGGATTGGACCAAGCGCCGCCATGAGTGCTCACGAACAACATGTCAACGGTGTCGATCCCACCGCACGATCCCCCACAATGGTCTAATGTGTCCTCAAAGCGCGTTTCGGCATTCTGTAGATTGAAGTAAAAGGAACGGGGCGCGAGGTTGTCCATGGCCTTGTTGAACTTGGAGCAGGTCGACCAGGTTCCAGCCAAGGTGGCTATCCATGTGCCCTCGTAATTCTCTTGGCAACGCGTTCCATAGAGACGATTCGTATCAAGTGCCTGTTGAAGGATTTCCGGAGCGGAAGGCGTTTCTGAGCAAGCCGTTGGCAGGGTTAGCAGAAGGCCAAAGAACGCGAGATAAGCTAGTGAGTCGCGAAGATGATGCATGGCATTGATCCTTCCTTGTTGTGGAGACGGTGAATGGGCGCGAGGCCACGGGCCACTTGTTCAATGACCTTGCGGTAAGCAGCCAACCTTCACCGGCAATGGCCCGTCGACCGACGCAAGACTTAGGCAAGCACGGACGGGTGTTATCTAACGCGTACACTCCTCGACGCGCACGTCAGGACGTGCCCGACAGCGCAACTCCTACGGAAGATAAGAACCTCGGCGCGTTTGATTGGCCTTGCGGGCGGAGCTTACACGCGCCCCCCTAGTGGTCTCTCCGTAGGGCAGTGGCTGTCGGGAATTGCCGGACGTGCAGGACCGCAAATTTTAGGTTTGGCTAAGACATCAACCATCTTTGCAGGGAGATCTGATCATGCGCTTTTTCCTAGTACCTCTCACTGTTCTCGCATTGCTAGCGTGTTCGAACGAAAACCTTGACCCGAAAAGGACAACTGAAGGCCCAGCGGTTACTTCGTCGACGGCCACCTCGCTTTCCATAAAGGCGTCTGCGGAGGTGACGACTCGATCTGGCGTCGTCGGTTGGGAGGTCGTACATCCGGAGGAGGGTGTCATTGATGTTGTGGGACTCGGCGCTACAGGGACCAAACGCATGCACTTCATTTTTGCGCAACGAGGCGAAGGAGGCAGTGAGATCACCGATGGGCTGACCGGCGCTCTGATGCTGCTAGATGACTCCGGCACGCCCGTAGGTGAGAAGTTGTCGCCGGATACCCTCGCGGCGCTGGATAGTCTCTCCCTCGACGCATCCACGCTTAAGGACGGAGGAAAGCCAGCTGCTGCGGGCGGCTCGGGTCAACCTATTCAGCAAGCTCTAGATGTAGACCTCCGGCGATGCACTCGCTGTTATGGCGTGCTTCAGCTGTGCGGCGATCTCGTGATCGAGGACGGCGGCGGCGCTCAATGCACAAACCTCACCAGATGCGGCTGGTGTATCGGGTGGTGGCGGTAGCACTTGGGGAAATCGGTCACCGGGGCGCCGCCGCGCGTTTCGATGCGACGCCTTACGGTCGGGTGCTGTTGGCCCATGGTAAAGTGTTGAGATGTGTAGACGCAGTTGTGTTGCCGTGGCGGCGGTTGTGTGCGTGCTGATATTCAGCTGGTTCAGAACCTTCGCCCAGGTAGCCCCTGGCAAGCAATGCGATAGGTTCATAGAGCAACGGAGCATTCAAGTTGCCGCAGCTTATCTTTTGGGCCCGCCCCTGCCGCTCGTACGGACTCGAACGCCCTTCATCTAGCTGCTGTGCTGCTGTCGCAGTCTGCACAGCCCTAAGTGCCAGGCTCTGCGAGAGGAGAATTGGATAGCTGCGTGCGCTGAGCGGCTACTTCCAGCTGGACATTTTCATGTGGTTTTCACGCTGTCTGTCGAGCGAGCTGCACGCGCTTAAGCAGTTCTATTCTCGCGAGCTACTTGGTGCGCTGTTTTCCGGCCAGCAAAACGCTGATCGCGTCTTGTAGACTTGCGGTTGCACGCGCGCCTTGGAATCACCATGGTGTTGCACACGTGGACTCGGGATCTGCGCTTTCCCGCACATATGTCCAACACGTCCTGCCCGACGCCTTTCACAAATTCGTCACCTTGGCATTTATGCAGCTGCCGTGAAACTCCACGGCTTGCTGCGCACCACCAACTCGCTCCTTCGGCATTGGCTCCAGCCGCCTGAGGTTGACACTGAGTTGGACCTTACTTGGACTCATCAACGTCGCAAGCTCACTGGACGCGACATTCATGGCTGCCCGGGCTTCGGTGGCGAGGTTGAACACCGCTCCGTCATGTGCCGAGGTCCTACCTAACTCATGAATAAGGCACAGTCATAGGTCACGTCTGAACGCCATGCGAAGCGCCCTGCGACGACGGAAGCCTCCTGACAGGATCCTCCTCACATGCAGGAGACGGTCGACCTACTGTATTCGAATCCTTGGAAGCATTTTCTTACTCAAGGAGGAACCCATGATTCGAGCGAAACTTTTGTTGGCAGCCACCATCGCAATTGCCTTAGGAGCATGTAGCGCGATCGATCAAGACGTGGACCAAGGTGATGGTCCTGCCATTTTGGAGAAGAGTGAAAAAGCTATCTCCATCAAGGCCTCTGAATCGGTTGCGAACAGTGCAGGGATCTACGGGTGGGAAATGAGCCGTTTAAGCTCTTCCTCACTAAATGTTCGAGGTCTCGATCAGGGCGGGAAAGTGAAGGCCAACCTGACCTTCTTGCAACAGGACAGCGAGAGCTCCATTACCGACGAAGTCTCGGGGGACAAGGTGATACTGGACGATTCCGGCCGAGCTCAAGACAACACGTTGTCCGCTGAAGCGTCAGCTGCCCTGGCCGCTGTCTCTCAAGATGCGGAAACTCTGCAGCTTGCCATGAGCGCCGGCTCCCAGAAGAACGGTGAGCTTGAGTTGACGGTGCAGGCGCTCGACGTCGATCTGCGCAAGTGCACAAAGTGCTTCGGCGTGCTGCAGTTTTGCGGAAAACTCATCTCCGTAAACAGCGGCCCATTCGAGTGCAAGTACCTGAAACGGTGCGGGTGGTGCTTAGGGTTCTGGCGTTAACGTTTATGCGTAAAGGCCAGAGCTGAGAGGCTCGTGCTTGCTTCATAGCCTACGTTGACTTCCTCGGAAATCAACATAGGCTATTCTAGTGAGAGGTTATAGAATGGTCCCTCTTGTTGTTGCTCTCGTAGTAACCAGCGCGACGGGGTTCAGCGTCGCAGCCCCCCCCTATACATTCACCGGTGAGCCGAGCCTAACTGCCCCTCCGACTTCTATCGGGAGCGCAAGCCTGCTGCCCGGTCACGATCTCCTCGAACGACAGGAGCAGCGGCGCGAAGCGCGCACAGCCTCGCCTCAAAGCCAAGACGCTTCAGCGACCGCCCGTGAATACGAGCTCGTTCCCAAGCCTGGCGGGGATTATGTCTACGCTGGGCCTCTCTTCGAGGCGCACGTAGCGGCCGACGGTCAAGTTACGTTCGCGGACAGGCGTGTGGTCATTGAGCAGATCGGCATAGGGCCGCTCACGTTCAAGCGCAATCCGGCTTCAGGAGATTGGTCTTTTCAAAGCTGGGCCGAGGCCGAAGGAGGAGAGTCGTCTTTCACCCAGCCGTCTCGTTACCGGCCCTTTCCAGATCCGCGGCAATCAAGCGGTCCCATCGATCGTTCACCTGCGCCCCTCCTGATCCGCGTGACAGGGCGCTTTGACCTAACGGATGAGTTCGATCGCCTCGTCAGCTCCCGGTCCCCCAACCGCCGGGAGCACGCGCGCTTCCTAGCAGACACCCTCGACTTCCGGGCGCGTCTGGCTGCTGCACACCACGCACGCCGGCTTCACGTAGCGGCAACTCAGCTCCCCGCTATGTTGGATGGAATCTGGCGCAATTCTGACCACACCATGCGAGAAAAGAAGCGTCTAGTGTGCCTGCTATGGAACGAGGTTGATCGCAACCAAGGGGCAGGTAGCTCGTTCGCGTCCGCGTTTACGGCGTGGGTTCGACTAAGGCTGCCCGCTTCCCATGCCGATGCTTATACTCAGGCCGATCTGCAGGCGTGCAATCGCGACGGAGGCGCCTTCGCTCCCTATAGCGACTAGCGCACCTGCCAAAGGCGTCGGGAAAACATGCATACTGCAAGCCCTGCGCAAACGTTTTCCTGAAGCAGGATTTCGTCGGGGGTACTGCCACAAAGCCCGGCAGTAAGGCTAAGGACGCAAGGCGGCTTACGTTAGTTGATAGAACATATTTTATCAGACAAATTTGACGCGGAGGGACGTGGCGCTTGTAGTTCCTGTACGCAGCCCGTTGACGCATGTCGCTTGACATTTGCGTCATGACTAAGCAGGGTTAGCCCCACAAGCGATGTCGCGAGAGGTCCCTGCGAAAGTTTTTGAGTTCCTGCGAGAACTTGGCGTCTACCAAGGACGGGATGTCGAAGGCGCCCTTCGCGGCCTGTCCCTGCGTCACGTGGACACGAACGTAGCTGGCGCTCGCGTAGATTGGAACGACTTGGCCGTTTTCATGAATCGCATGTTCGATGGACTGAGCGTGCAGGAGATGGAAAAGGCCGGAGAGGACTACGTCCGGGTCAATGCGTGGATCCAAATGGCTCTGGCTTTTTTCGGCACTCCTCGCTTGTTGTATTTCGGCGTCGCGGAGATGACCAAAGCGTTGGGCTTCTTCCCGCATATGCGGACGGATGTCGAGTTGCAAGAAGCGTCCTTGCACATCGAATTCCACTTGCCTGAAACGTTCGAGCCATGCCCTTTCTTCTTCCATGGAACGACAGGCGAATACCGACAAATGAACACCTTGTTCGGAAAGCCGCAGGCTCACGTTGAAGCGCATACCACTGGTCGCAGCGGTATATACGAGATCTTTTTCACGGACGCGCCAACGGCACTCGATCGCATTTTTAAAACGGGAATCAATGCTTACGACGGTGTTGCAGGCGAGTTCCGTCGACTCTTGCTCGCAGCCACTGGCACCAGCGCTAGCTCTGCCGAGGCGTCCTTAAATGTAATCCAGATGCAGAAATCCCACGGCCTGACCCTGGCGGAAGCGCGAGTTGCGTCGCGATTGGCGAAAGGCCGAAGCGTGCCCGAGATCGGTCTGGATCTGAAGATCTCGACGGGTACGGTGCGGTCCCACCTGAAGGCCAGCTATGCGAAGACAGGTGCAAGAAGTCAGGCCGAATTGGTCCGAATCGTATTGGGCGGCCAAACTACACAATAGTCCCCAATCATCAGCGAGCTTGTTCGGCCTTAGTGGCTTCGACCTAAGGGCGATGTGCTCATGGCGATTCGAACAAGTTCGCTTTGGCCTCGGGCACCGGTCTTGGCGTAGGCCGACTTTAGGTGTGATCGGACGGTCCCGATGGATATACGCAGGTCGGCAGACACTTCAGAGACGCTGCGCCCGGTTGATAGACTATATGCCACGCGAGATTCCGCGAGAGTGAGCCCATGGGCGCGTTGTAAACTGTAAATCGCATCGGAATCAGCGCTTCTTACTGCACTGCCGAGCAGCCGACGGAATTCGCCGGCTAGACCATCGAACAAGTTCCTGCCGGATTCGACAAGTCTGTCCATCTTCGTTGGCGGCTCGGGAAAGTAAATATCGTAGATGCCGTGCCGATCGTTGACATTTGATTCCACGCGCGCCTGCGGTTGGCCAAAGAACTTTGTCATCTGCCGAGTAAACCCTTTACGGACCGCCTCCCGGATGAAGCCCTGAGGGGCAAATAGCCTTGAGCGTATGACGCTCAAGAAACGCTCCAAGAATCAAGTTACAAGTGGTGAGAGGCGCAATCTGCTCAAGGCATGGTCACGCAGTGGTCTGAATGCAGATGCCTTTGCGCTAAAGCACGGCGTCGGGGTATCGACGCTGTACAAGTGGCGCCAGCGGTACCAAGCAGACGATGGCGATAGGCCAACGAGCCCCAAGTTCCTTCCTGTCAAAGTGACGCAGGGTCAAACGCAGGCTGCTGAAATTCATGCGCCGAATTCGGTGGTGATTCGCGTGTACGCTGACACCGATGAAGGGAGTCTGATACGCGCACTGAAGGCGGTGCTTCAGTGTGGTTAGCAAGACCGTTTCGACGGATGTTTGTGGCGAGCGAAAGCACTGACCTACGGCGCAGCTTCGATGGCCTTGGCGCCATGGTGGAGGGGTTTGATTGCGGCGGCGCTATGTCAGGCGATCTATTTGTGTTTTTCAACTCACGCAGGACGCAGTTTCGGATGCTGTTCTGGGACGGGACGGGATACTGCATTTTCATGAAGCGATTAGAGGCGGGGACGTTTCGGCGCGTTTCATCGGGAGACGGGAGCCATTTTGAGATGAGCTCTGCCGAGCTAACGTTGCTGCTTGAAGGCATCGATACGACGGTGTTGCGACGACGCAAAAGATTCAAGGAAAGCTAAACAGTATCTCACGAAAATAGTTGTATTTCAGATCGGCGATGATAGTGCTGTTAAGGCCTTCATCGCCGATGTCAATCGTGGACGACAAAGATTCTGTTTCCCTCGCTCAACAGCTTGCTGCAAGCAACGATGTTGACGGACTGCTGAAGCTTATCGGCGAGATGGCAGCGAAGATGACGTCGCTCATCGAACGCTGCGACAAGTCTGAAGAGGATGTGCGTGTCAAAGACATCTACATCAAGACTCTGCGCCGGCTTTTGTTTGGACGTCGCAGTGAAAAGCTAACGGACGAAGAGCTCACGCAACTCAGCCTCGCTTTTGACGCCGATGTATCTGCCGAAAATAAAGCTCCCATTTTGCCCGTTCCCCAGGAGCCCAACTTAAACAGCGAGGAAGAGCTCGACGCCAAAGACGAAGGCACGAAGAAGAAGAAGAAGAAGATCAAGAGGCCCAATCACAAAGGAAGAGGCAAACTTTCCGAGGAGCTCGAGCGCATTGTGAAAGAGGTCCTTGTGCCAGCTACTGAGCGCAAGTGCCAATGCTGCGGCTCGGAAATGGAATCGATCGGTTTTCTAGACCATGAAACCGTTGAGCACATTCCAGAGAAAATCGTGGTCAACGTCGAACGACGTGAGAAGGTCGCATGCAAGAGCTGCCGCAAAGACATTGCAACGGCGCCGCGTGAATCAACGCCACTGGACGTCAGGGTGGGCGCCAGCGTGCTTGCAACGTTGCTCGATGGCAAGGGCGAGGATGCCTTGCCGATCTATCGCCAAGCAGACCGCTTCGCACGATTGGGTTGGGATGTTCCTTACCAGACGCTGTTGCGATACTGGGCCTATGCGGCAGATCTACTGCTTGCAATCGCTGATGCCACGATGAGCAAAGTGCTTGATGACTTCGTTGTCGCGCTGGATGACACCTCGCTTGATGCGTTGATCGAAGGAAAGGCCAAGGGCAAGATCAAAGGTCATCTCTGGTGCGTAACCAACACCGGACCATTAACCGCATTTCGCTTCACGGAAACCTGGAGCCACACTGAAATTGCGCCTTGGATCGACGCTGCCACAGGATTCATTCAGGTCGATGACTACAAGGGCTACAGCGCCATTTACACATTTCCTGACGGGCGTGTGGGCCCCTTGGTAGAACGCCATCGGCGACTCGGTTGCATGATGCACGTTAGGCGAAAGTTTTACGAAGCCTTCGTGCTCAAGGATAAGCGCGCGTCAGAGCCGGTAGATTTGATAAAGCGAATTTACGAAGTCGAAGCCAAGGCAAAAGAACTTCTTCTAACTTCTGAGCAACGTCTCGAGCTACGACGGCGAGACTCGGTGCCACTGCTCAAGCGGATGTATGATCTGCTCGAGGGTTACAAAGGCGAGGTTGGCAAGACGTCCAAGTTTGCGCGAGCCGTTCGTTACGCTCTTGCCCAAAAGGAATTCATCGAACGCTGCTTCACCGATGGACGCTTCGAGATCGACAACG encodes the following:
- the tnpB gene encoding IS66 family insertion sequence element accessory protein TnpB (TnpB, as the term is used for proteins encoded by IS66 family insertion elements, is considered an accessory protein, since TnpC, encoded by a neighboring gene, is a DDE family transposase.), encoding MFVASESTDLRRSFDGLGAMVEGFDCGGAMSGDLFVFFNSRRTQFRMLFWDGTGYCIFMKRLEAGTFRRVSSGDGSHFEMSSAELTLLLEGIDTTVLRRRKRFKES
- a CDS encoding helix-turn-helix transcriptional regulator, yielding MTKFFGQPQARVESNVNDRHGIYDIYFPEPPTKMDRLVESGRNLFDGLAGEFRRLLGSAVRSADSDAIYSLQRAHGLTLAESRVAYSLSTGRSVSEVSADLRISIGTVRSHLKSAYAKTGARGQSELVRIAMSTSPLGRSH
- a CDS encoding transposase zinc-binding domain-containing protein, translating into MLCCCRSLHSPKCQALREENWIAACAERLLPAGHFHVVFTLSVERAARA
- a CDS encoding IS66 family transposase; the encoded protein is MSIVDDKDSVSLAQQLAASNDVDGLLKLIGEMAAKMTSLIERCDKSEEDVRVKDIYIKTLRRLLFGRRSEKLTDEELTQLSLAFDADVSAENKAPILPVPQEPNLNSEEELDAKDEGTKKKKKKIKRPNHKGRGKLSEELERIVKEVLVPATERKCQCCGSEMESIGFLDHETVEHIPEKIVVNVERREKVACKSCRKDIATAPRESTPLDVRVGASVLATLLDGKGEDALPIYRQADRFARLGWDVPYQTLLRYWAYAADLLLAIADATMSKVLDDFVVALDDTSLDALIEGKAKGKIKGHLWCVTNTGPLTAFRFTETWSHTEIAPWIDAATGFIQVDDYKGYSAIYTFPDGRVGPLVERHRRLGCMMHVRRKFYEAFVLKDKRASEPVDLIKRIYEVEAKAKELLLTSEQRLELRRRDSVPLLKRMYDLLEGYKGEVGKTSKFARAVRYALAQKEFIERCFTDGRFEIDNGKTERQIRRPAIGRKNYLFTGSIAGGQRIAAVYTLILSCRNLGIDTREYLIDVIKKRQAGWPVSRLSELIPDNWAAARIRPASETP
- a CDS encoding LuxR C-terminal-related transcriptional regulator, which produces MSREVPAKVFEFLRELGVYQGRDVEGALRGLSLRHVDTNVAGARVDWNDLAVFMNRMFDGLSVQEMEKAGEDYVRVNAWIQMALAFFGTPRLLYFGVAEMTKALGFFPHMRTDVELQEASLHIEFHLPETFEPCPFFFHGTTGEYRQMNTLFGKPQAHVEAHTTGRSGIYEIFFTDAPTALDRIFKTGINAYDGVAGEFRRLLLAATGTSASSAEASLNVIQMQKSHGLTLAEARVASRLAKGRSVPEIGLDLKISTGTVRSHLKASYAKTGARSQAELVRIVLGGQTTQ